One Argentina anserina chromosome 6, drPotAnse1.1, whole genome shotgun sequence genomic window, GCCTTGAAGATGAAATTTGCTTAGTCGTGCACTTATATTGTAAAAAGAAATAAGATTTTGTGCAAATAAGATAATTTAACACAATCATTATGTAtacaaattattattattattattattttaaataagaCCGGTGCAGCTGCTTCAAAGGATTgatgttttttttagaattaCAAGATTGATTAATAAAGTCATACTTTCTATATTTTGGAGAACACCATGACATACTAAGATGTTATCTCTACTATTATTACCAAATTAACTCCAAATTAAAAGTGATGAGGGGGGTAGTCGGGTAGGGGTAAGAAGAGAATACCATGAAATACCAATAAATCAAATTAAGAACTTTgaaattattttcatattttaaaaagtacgtaaacaaattttctaaagaaaaaaataaaaacaaaataaataaagtgtTGATAAGTGAAAGTTTCACGTCCTTTCCGCTCACCGATAACCACACCGGCGTCGCACATGTATGAATATGTATGAAAGTATATGTTGAGTAAAAGTTTCACCTGGTATAaattttgtggatttttgCGTTAATTTGTGTACGTGATGACTATGATCTAATAATTACCTAAAAATAGTATGTAGAATGTCAACAATAAGGTCGAGAAGTTTCAACAACAATAAGGTCCATATTATAATGCAAATCACTCACTAAAGATAAGTATTTCACTCACTTCAGCCACAAAGTGACAAACTGAAAAATAACTTATAAGATCATTCAAACAacaaatttttgaaattttcccACTGTATCACCACACATAATTTAATGGAGTGACACGGTTATTTCTGATTTCCATTCGATTTAATAAACAACACCTCACCCCatagaaattaagaaaaaaagatttgaaaaaaaaaaagaatcactCCTCCCCGGATAATTCCAATggaggcaagggcaaggggaAGAAAAATTGCTTGGATATGCTAGCAATGATGAAGGTGGTAGCCCGAAAAACTTTGATCTTGCGCCAAGGAAAAACGTGAAGAGTTGGCAGCACGCATAAAATCAGGCTCGGGTCATTCATTGTGTCGGAGGGCTGGTGGTGATACTACTTCCGGTAATTTGGTGGATAAAGTGTCTTCTCCTCTTGAAGCAGAGGCTCCCGTCCCCTTCGAGTTTATGTGGAAGCACACACTCACATAAGACTTGCCAGGTTTCGATCAGTACTCAATACAAGACTGGAACACAACTGCTACCTCTCGCAAGGTGAGTATTACTTAAGGCCGATTAAAAAGCAAGATCTAATGATGAGATTCATGGAGTATGAGGATTTGAAATATATTATCTTCTACCTTTACTACTACATCAAGGAAAATGGGTACATGTCCAAACACCTGCTGAATTGGTGAAGTTAGTCACCCGGAGGATGGAAACTGAGTCTCTGATAGTGGGCGGGGAGCTCTCATTTGCATTGAGGAGGGCGTGTTCGGACACTTGTAAATCATGTTGTGACGATTACAACCCCTTCCTTCTTGAAGCGCTCGAGGTGGTTGACAATATATGGGTTTTGATGGAGAAAATTGAATTGGCTGATTTGAGTAAAGTCATGGGATTGACCATTGGGAAGATGAAGTGGTCGATTAGTCATCCAAATCGTGCTCCACTTTGATTTAAAGCTAAGCCAAGGAGCAAGGGAACTGACttgagaagaggaagaagtaACCAAGTTTAGGCCCAGTTTGACACAGCTGTGTTGTGACCAGAATTGTTTTTGAAGTTGTTATTAACATAATTGTTTTTGAAAACTGTTGCGAGAGGAATTATAAGTAAACTGTCTTGAAAATTGATGTGAGattgaaaaataattttgagtGTTTGATAAGTTATAAGTAAAAAGTGGTTTAGAGTGGTATAATCACTAAAATAGACATATTTATACTggtaaaataatttaaattataaTGTATCATTTTCAACAACTTATAAATTATattaggttttttttattgCAATTGTTGCTATCTCTTGAACTCGACTTGTGCATGTAATCCTACAAATTGAGACAATAAAGATTATGCACACAAAAATGTCGATCAAACTCTAAAAAGTTAGTGGGCAATCTCATCTTTAATGGAAGTTGTATATACTTGTGTAATTTTGTACaaatgagtactcatatttttataGAAGGATATTCATCATTTTCCGACACTCGATTGATTtccaatgtttttttttaaatttctctgtttttaaattaaatttagaAAATTTAATTACCCATTTTAAAAATCTCATccgtcctttttttttctattttcctCAACCGTCAGATCAGGTAAAAGAACCCAAAACTTGTACACACTCACACACCATCACCTCATGACAcctattttctctctctccctctattGTACAGCTGCAGAAACAGAGGCAACGATGTAGCCTCTTCCCCAACGCCACGAGTTGTCTACCTCATGCAATAAAGTAAAGCAATAGATTAAGCTATAAGCAATAGGTGATGCAGTGTCATCTTcgtgttttttgtttcttttatggAAGTGTCAATGAATCAGTCTTCTCTATCATGCCACAAGCACACGAGTAGTCTACCTCATGCAATACTCAAAAACATTATTGTgaagcttatatatatattgttgtatgttttgagaattaataattttacaaagaTGAAAGAAAATGGTATGATGTGTGCAAGCctaaataaaataatgaaagACCACAGATTGTATGTTAGTCTgtgttgatgttgttgtttttttcttttctttttttctataGAAATATGAGCCACCAACCTAGTAGCACTGGTTCTACATCTGCTGCAAGTATTAATGTCGAACAAGGTGATGTGGATGATAAAGCTCATTTGTGGATTTATGCAAATAAGAATGAAAAGATGCCTGGGGGAGGATCTTGGAGGTTTCAGTGTAAGTTTTGCGAAAAATCAGTTGTTGGATCTCACAATAGAGTGGCTACACATTTGTTAAAGGATGGTGGAAAATGTATTAAACATTGCTTGAAGGTCACTCCTCAACAACATGCTAATATGAGCAAGTTACTAAATGATTGCAAACAGAGAGTCAAAAATGCAGCCCCTAGACCAGTTCCGTTGCCTTCATCATCGAGGAATGCATCAACTTCTTCACTTGATTATGATATGAGTTACCATTCTAGTATTCCAACATCAAGTGCAGCGGAGCCCAAGAAGAGGAGGGGAATGGGTACAGCTTTGGAGAAAGCATTTCAAAATAACTCTAGGGAGCAATGTGATGGTGAAGTAGCAAGAATGTTTTACACAGGTGGTTTGTCTTTCAACCTTGCAAGAAATCCTCATTATCGCTTGTCATATGTGCGTGCTTCTAGCCTTCCAGGATATGTTCCACCTGGTTACAATGCATTGAGGACTACACTTCTTCAAAAGGAAAGGAAGAACCTTGAGCTTCATTTACAACCGATCAAAGACTCATGGAATGCTAAAGGGGTGAGTATATGTAGTGATGGTTGGTCTGATCCGCAAAGAAGACCCATCATTAACTTGATTGCTGCAAATGCAAATGGTCCGATGATGTTGAGGGCAGTAAATACTCAATGTGAAATAAAAACTGGGGATATGATTGCTGATTTGATTATAGAATGCATAAAGGAGGTTGGTCATGAAAATATTGTTCAAATAGTCACCGATAATGCTGCAAATTGTGTGAAAGCTGGTGCAATTATTTCATCCAAGTATCCTTCTATCTTCTGGACACCATGTGTAGTGCATACCTTGAACCTTGCTGTGAAGAATATATGTGCACCTTCGCTGCAAACAAGAAACAATGACGATGTGTATGATGCTTGTAAATGGATAGGGCCTCTTGCAGATGATATTTCTTTCATCAAGAACTTCATAATGAACCATGGGATGAGGTTGGTGATGTTTACCGAGCATTATGATCTTAAGCTCCTTACAATTACTTCAACCAGGTTTGCCTCCACACTTGTGATGTTTAAGAGATTTAAGAAAATAAAGGCTGGTTTGCAACATATGGTAATCAGTAATAAATGGGATGATTACAAGGAAGATGATGTGAGGAAGGCCGCTGCAGTGAAACAGAAGATTCTAGATGAGATGTTTTGGGATGAGCTTGATTATGTTATATCTTTTACTGAGCCCATATATAGTATGATTAGACGTTCAGACACAGATAAGCCGTCTCTTCATTTAGTGTATGAATGGTGGGAAGATATGATTCAGAATGTGAAGAAAGCCATATATAGGAAAGAAAGGAAACAACTACATGAGGATTCAAGCTTTTGGAATGCTGTGCATAAGGTGTTAATGTCTCGTTGGAGCAAGAGTAACACACCTCTTCATTGTATGGCGCATTCATTAAATCCCAAGTAAGTTTTCCCATATGATTTGATTAGAGTTTTCtcatataaatgttataatcTTTCTCAAGTCTTAATTGCTCATGCAAATGTGTTGATATGTGAATGTGAATGGAGTTGTTGGACATGTGATAACTAGTTATTGCATTATGGAATGTCTCTTGATATGTGAATGTCTATAAATTCCAAATTACACTCTTAGTTGCTGGATATGTGAAttcattacatatatatatggtgttgATAACTTGATATTTGAATTTACTATATTTTTGTTACTTTTCAATTATATGGATTATGATTGACTTTGTCATGGTAATTAATTAGGTATTATAGTCCGGAATGGCTATTAGAAGATAGCACCCGAAAGGCTCCTCATCAAGATATTGATATTactagagaaagaaaaaactgcATCTTGAAGTATTTTGATGATGCAGATCAGCGGAGAGAAGTTAATGTGGAGTACTCCAATTTTTCCTTGTGTATGGATGATTTTTGTAATGTTGATGCAATGCATGATCGGTCCATCTTACACCCTTTGAAATGGTGGGCTGTTCATGGAGCGTCTTCACCAAGGCTTCAAGCCTTAGCATTCAAGTTGCTTGGACAACCATCTTCATCCTCTTGTTGCGAAAGGAATTGGAGTACTTACAAGTTCATACATTCGGcaacaagaaacaaaattactCCACAAAGAGCAGAAGATTTGGTGTATGTACATACCAATCTTCGCCTTGTATCTAGATGTAGTGACTCTTACAAGGAAGGTCCGTTTCATATGTGGGATGTTGGAGGTGATCAATTTGATTCATTAGATGAAACTAATCTTGGAAGGCTTGAGTTTGAGGATTTTTCTCTTGATGAACCGACTTTGGAGGCTGTTTTGTTTGATAATATTCAGGAGAATGTTCATGAGGATGATGTCGTTGATGTATAAGTAGTAttgtctttatttttattgagtTTATTTGGTTGTGTAACAATAACATTGAATTTGCTATGAATCGGATAATGACTTTGAATTTgctatttttgtgtttttgtaatattatatatacaggttgatatctttaattatatattattttattccgCGCTTCCGAAACGTCCCCGCTTCCGAAACGTCCCCGCTtccaagaaattttgaaaaaaaacgcttccgcgcTTCCACGTCCCCGCttccgattccatgcagcctagGTCCAAATACTGTTTTTGAAGTATGAATATAAAGGGAATCAGATtgaatgattaaaaaaaaattcactatCGTCTCGTATCCCGCGCCATAAACAATTATGCATCCAAAATTCAATAAAAGActttataattataaaaaagcaCAACTTCATCAGTCCTCTTCGTTTTCCCGCGGTACCTGATTGCAATATTGCCCAAGAGGCCCAGAGAGCTTCACTTCCATGGCTTCTCCTCCTTCATCAACTCAAATCTCCGGCGGCAGATCTCATTTCAAGCCTACCGTAAGTACTATCTTTGCTTCCCCTCTATCAATTCCACgtccttttcatcttcacATAATCAATTTGATTTCTAATTCACTCGCTCTCAATTTCGAAAGGTAACTCTCTACGATTGGTGGCTCATCAAATCCGAAGAGAAAGATCAAGAGACACGGCTTGCTGTTGCCGGCGTCTCTTCCCGGTGAGTTCAATTCCCCCCTAATTTCTTGTTCTAGGGTTTCACATTTCCGTACTCTTTGTGAATTTAGGGATTTTTGATTGCGAATTTCGCCGTTTAATTTCAGGCTAGAGATTCCCCGGAGAGTGTTTAACTCTGCGCCCATAACTAAAAGCCACGATGTTTTCACCCTAGAGACAACCGATGGAGTATGCGTCATTCTTGGAGGGCTTATTAACAAGCAGCAGACTGTTGCAAATGGGTTTTCTGAGGAGGTACTAAAGAACCCATCTTTTTTACATTTTGGTTTACTAATTCTGGTTTACATTTCTAGTCCAAGTTTTGAACTTGGGTCTTTATCTAGACGTTTATTAGTGAAGAAGTGTATATTAAGTTAAATTGAATATGAGCAATGGTGAGGATTTAGGATATTAAATGTAAAGTAAAGGCATGTAACGAGTATAAGAATAGTCCAGTGGTTGTTTCTGCTTCATGGTTTCCTGAGTTAAGAACTTGCATCTTGTTTTGTGTTATATGTATTGGCCTTTGCAAGATGATGTTTGTCTTTGAGCTTATGCAGATCGCCAAGCGTTTCCAATTAGGCTTTTATCCAGGCTGGGAAAAAGGTGTTGCAGAGTTCTTGGGAGGAGACTCTAACACTGCTGGTGTTTCTGTTAGGATATCTGATTCGGGTTCACAAGGTATAAGTTTTGATGTTTAGATGTATTTCTAATGTTTTTGTTCATGCCTAGAATTTCGTATTGTAAGTAATTATTATCATTTTGAATCTGTTCTCTTCCCGTGGAGTAGGTGAAGGCAAAAACAATTGCAGCCCAACTTCTGGGCATTCTTCTCAAGAAGAAACTCAAACTCCATATGGGCGTATTGGATCAATTTATTTTCAGTGGTTTGGTAGATCAAAGAGTCAGGAAAGCAATCAGAAGAACCCAATGTCTGCATGCTCTATGAAGCAAAAGAGTACTAAATTGCCCCCATCATCAGATGCCTTTGAGAGTGTAGGAGGAGTACCATCTAGTGCAGCTGTTAAATCAGGGGGGCAAATGAACAAAGTGGAGAGATGTCCGAGAAATTCTGCACGCAGAGTGAGCAGATTATTGTCAGAGTTTATGAGTAAATGGACGAATCAGCAGATTGGTAATGGTTTGAACAAGACAACAGACTCTGTTCTGACAGTATCTAAAACTGTGAAGCATTCCTTACAAAATGATAAACGTGAAGTTGGAGCGAAAGGTATGCGCCATCAAGATTTTGTAGAACTAGCTATCTGAATTTTTGTTTGGATTATTACTATTattcattatattatttttacttATCTCTGAAGCGGCCGCAGGCGCAAAAAAATTTAGTCCAACTTCTATGCATCATTCTCTAGAAGAAGGCTCACCTGAGCAAGTGTCTTGTAAAGACATGCGTGATGCTGAGTTTCTGAAACTGTTGTCTTCAAAGATTTCCTTGGATAACCATGCCGTCGAGGAGGAAACatacaaagaggatttcagacCAATTGGTTTGCAGTCTGTTGGGACATCGGAGGTTCTAGAAGAAAGCGAGAAGACTTCAGTATCCACAATCAAGCATAGTAGTGCACACTGTAGTCATTCAACAGATGCAGGTGCAGTAGCATCAGGTGTAACCATTCCGTTTGCTGGTGAAATTGATGTATCAATGATACATCTGAGAAATTCTGGAGGCAGAGTATTTGGAGATTCGTCGATAATTACAAGAACCAAAGGTAAGATGGGGGAAATTGTTTGGAATGGATTGAACTCTGGACAAAATACAGTGGACTCTGTACCAGCAGTTGAAACAGTGAGCAATACTTCACAAAATGTGGACTGTGAAGGAGGAGGGAGACATAAGTTTGAATCGTTTCTCTCTTGTTGTGAAAGGGCTCTAGGGGTAATCAACATTCCAACTTTTATGCATTTTTCTCACGAAACTCCTAATGAAAAGGTCCAGTGTGAAGATCGGCTTGATCACGCTGATGTTGAAGTTCCAAACCAGATTTCTACAAACCTGTCCTCGGAGAGCACCATTGATGATAAAAAAGTTGATGATTTAATGAAACATGCTGCTGAAATGGAATTGGACGTGGGGAATGCTGGATTATCTGAATTTAATTCTGTCGAGGGACCACAGACGAGAGAAGTAATTGAGAAGAATACAGAATCTGAGCCTGTGTCAGAAGCCCTTGAGATCCAAGACAGAGCAGTTGATGCAAATGCTCAGTCAGGTGGAAAAATGGATATATCAGATTTATCCCCTAGCAAGTTTGCAGGCAGAGTGTCCCAACTGTTCTCAGGAATTCTAAGGAGAAAAGGGAAGAAGCAAGCAGTCGGCAATGGATTGAACTCTGAAACAAATACAATCAATTCTGTTCCAGCAGTTTCTGGGATTGTGAGCAACCCATTAGAAAACGATAATTGTGAAACAGTAGGAAATGGGATGCCCCATCCTTCAGATTCTGAACGTCAAGAACCAGTGGATGTGAATGTGGTGAGGAAActggattttgattttgtagaAGGTGATATGCAGCAGACTTTTAACACAAAAGAGGGACAGGATTTTGGAAATGTTACCACTGAAGGTAGTGTGCACTCTGGATAAACATATGCCTTTTTATTCAACTTTCTGagaaaaatcaaactaatGAGTTGAATGTTGCagttggagaagaagagagtggTGCTAAcgaagaaaacaaatttagGAAGAGAAACATGAGAAAAGTAACCATTGATACACAAGTAATCTAGTTATAGTGAATTTGAGTTGATGCTTTTCAACTCCTTTGGCTATCCTTTCAAAGTAACTGTTCACCTATCTAATGATCGTCACATTTggtgttttcttttttataggAAATTCATTTCAGTCCAGAGACAGAGGCAAATATACAAGAAAAGGTGGGGTTGAACCAGAAAAAACACATGACTCCTACTTTCGAggataagaagaaaaaagatggAACTCCAGTGGTGAACAAGAAAAGCAAGGTATCTCTGTCTACTTTGCAGGTGACCAAGAAAACAAGGTTAACTCCTTCAACCCTAGAGGTGAAGAGTAACAAAGAGTTATCTTTCTCCACTCCAAAGGTGaacacaaagaaaagaaaggtaTCTCCTTCCTTGGAAGGGAGCAAGAAAAGAACGCCAACTCCTTTGACACTAAAGGTGAACAGTATAAAAAAGGTATCTCATTCCACTCCAAAGATTaatacaaagaaaagaaaggcaTCTTCTTCAATGTCGGAGGTGAGCAAGAAGAATAAGTTGAGTCCTTTGACTTTGGCGGTTTATAATAGTAAGGAGGCATCGTTTTCCACTCCGAAggtgaacatgaaaattatttCTCCAGAATCTTTGAGTGCCGGACGGTCAAGATCAGGTGAGTGGCTTCACATACCTGATATGATGATATATTTTGCATACAGACAAACATGGTTGTACTCTGTTTACATTACTATTTCCTGTTGGTATGGCTAATAGATTAGATGAATGAGAATGGGGTTTAAGTGAACGCAACCCGGTAGCTCAGTATATGAGGGGACATCTGAATGTTAAAATGAATGGTTTATAGCATTTCAAACATGTCTATCTGTATTTTGTAGACTAACAACatgggattgaaacaaattgaTATTTAAAGGTTTGAAAGACAGAACAATTAATCGTGCAACCTTTTCTGTTCAGTTTCATTGATTATAAAGTGCTCAATCAATTGCTTATGTTGCAGGGAGACTACTGCTGCCTCCCTTGGAATTCTGGCGCAATCAGACAGCAATTTATGACAAGGTTTCCCTATCTATTTTTTTCTACTTTCTCTAGGTGTGTGGTTTGATGAGTGTTAACTATTTTGAGCATTAGCCTTTGTGACATATTGACTCATTATCGCTGATGGTGTGTTCAGGACCATGGGGTTATTGGGATTGAGGAAGAGCTACCAACAGTAACACCTTCAAGAGGTTTGTCTCTTAAAAGGTTCttatcccccccccccccccaacacacacacacacacacaaaagtaATATACTTCTCTTTACTCCTGTATATGAGTGAGAATGTGCTTATTAGATTTATACGACATTATCTGCGTCACTGTGAAATCAAGATTTTAATGCCATCATACTTGGTGCTTATGAGCTTAAGTTTCTTCTTTGGAATGTCTGGTACTTTCAGTGCTTGTTTATGTTTATAGCAATACCTGCTGATGATGATATGTTTCACCTATTGTTAGGCAGTACATCTGAGCCCCCAAAAAGAAAAGCCAACAGAGGTTGATTTCTTGGCGAAGCTCTAGCTTGTTTCTTATTTTGAGCAAGTGTAGTGTTCACTATAAGCTGAATGTAGTATTAGTTAGAGTTCAAATTATACCCTGAATAGCATGAGCAATAGACTTCCACACAGTCGGCAGGGCAGCACAAGAATCTCAAGGACTTGGTGTATAATGATAGTTCAGGGCACAAACCGTCATTATTGACGAATGTTCACAATAGAGGGAGATACGGGATGTATATGTGTATGTTCGAGTGTTTTGGCAAAAGGAATGCTGAAGTTGCTTAAAGAgtcttttatctttttttttgtatattcTTTTAAATTCAGTAggtttttgtatatttttcgtatattctttttaatttagtAGGTTTGGGTAAAACAACCTTGATATCAAATTGCTTTTGTGAATGCTAACCTCGTTAATCACGAAAATTTAGTCTTGCTCTTATTTTACCTCTTACAGTCTTTATAATTTGGAATTTTTTTAATGCGGACCTCCAAAATGAGGAAAAATGTAAACATATACAGTACGTATAAAAGTCATGGCTCTTAAGGAAATTAAATTAGGTAATAAAATATAGTACAATGAGAAGCTACGGAAGTTCTAATAAAAAACATCCATAGCGGGACATTCTtgttcaaaataaaaacatggcgcaaatatatatatatatatatatatagtctctattcagagtgaagttccaattttagcacacttttcggtcaaattttttcaccataagagattcaatatttagatatgttattcaagatcatctctataaagttttatccaatttgataatgatttgagctttcaaaattgagatttacacgaacggttcacgttgaacagttttaattcattcattgatttaatctaattttcaataccttaacgatgtccgaattagatgaaattttgtagagatgatcttgaatagcatacctaaatattgaatcgcttatgctgaaaaaatttgaccgaaaagtgttccaaaattggaacttcactctgaaatttcagagtgaagcttcactctgaaatttcagagtgaagcttcactttggatagggactgtatatatatatatatatatgggataATTTGATACGAAGTATAATGAGAAGCCACAAAACTTTAAATATTAAGATGATTACgctattaaatttgaattttcGAAGTACTATAATGAGAAGCTATGAAGCCTTAAATATCAGGGTCATCAAGCTGAAAGTTTCGAAATACACGTAGAATAGGTTGTAAGGGCATCTCCAACAACATATCCaaaatttctctattttagagaAGCAGCAGTTGAGatcttaaaaaaattattggtTCAATTCTATTAGCTTCTCTATGATGCaaatttttacatttattacaaataaaaaaaaaatatataatcctATTTTTATAACTATAaattatttcatatatttaatttgatagtttgaaataaattattcaaattattgattgttttgattgGTTGTTATTGAAACTTGAGTTATTGGAGAAATTATagtatttaatatttgattATGCAAAACTTTTGCCAAATCTTGTAAATGTAGAGATTCATTTTATGTTTGTTGTTAGAGATGCTCTAAGTTGAAGTATACAAAGTATATATACCACTATACCCTtctcaaaaaatatatataccactaTACCCGGCTTAGtttccaacaaaaaaaagaggaaaaaattGGACCGACCACATACAGATATCTAACGGTATATATCTCACTCTACAGAAACACAAAACTCCCCAAGTCACCAATCCTCGTGAAGCCTCAAGCCGCGAAACCAGCCAATCACAAGCAATTTAAAGACACGACGCAGATCACCATTGTCACCCGTTGAATCAACCCCAAATCCTACGGTTCACACTCTCCCTCCCAAATAGCAAAGAGCCAGAAAACACAAACCTCCTCACTATATAAACCCACCCACCCACCcaaatcaatttcaaaaatcaaaagatccGAAATCCGAATTCAATCAGGTCAAAAATGTCGGGTCGGGGCAAGGGCGGCAAGGGTTTGGGCAAAGGCGGAGCCAAGCGTCACAGGAAGGTCCTCCGCGACAACATCCAGGGCATTACCAAGCCGGCCATCCGCCGTCTCGCTCGCCGTGGCGGTGTCAAGCGTATTTCCGGCCTCATCTACGAGGAGACACGTGGCGTCCTCAAGATCTTCCTGGAGAACGTCATCCGCGACGCCGTGACGTATACAGAGCACGCCAGGAGGAAGACGGTGACGGCCATGGATGTGGTGTACGCGCTCAAGAGGCAGGGCAGGACTCTCTACGGGTTCGGCGGCTAGGGTTAGGAATTGGGATTTGGGAATTGTAAAGGGGTGGGTCTGAGATTTGGTTCGATTAGGATCTTTTATGAAGTAATCGGACGTTGTTTGTTCTTGTTAGGTCGTTTTTAATGAAGAATCGATGCTGTTGCTTGTTGAATGGTTtgtgtttgatccgaaatttTGTTTACCCAGTTTCCAGTGTTGAATTTCCAATATGTTGAAGAGTATTCTGAGACCTCAAATGGAGACTTGTACTCTGCATTTGAGATGGCCAATTGGCCAAAGCTAATTTCTTATCCTTGTGGTGTGATTTTTACGAGTGTGATGGGCTTCAGCTTGGGCCCAGCCTGGCAGGTTTACATGGTTCCTGAATAcctttaaaaccaaatttcatCTATGCATCGTGTAAAAAGTGACGCTGGAATCTATCACCCTTCTCTGTCACATGATCTTGGAGATGATTAATAGGTTGAATTGGGTTTAAAGTCTGATATACTTGGAGTTGAAGCTGGAATCTATTACCCTTCTCTGT contains:
- the LOC126797965 gene encoding uncharacterized protein LOC126797965 isoform X3 is translated as MASPPSSTQISGGRSHFKPTVTLYDWWLIKSEEKDQETRLAVAGVSSRLEIPRRVFNSAPITKSHDVFTLETTDGVCVILGGLINKQQTVANGFSEEIAKRFQLGFYPGWEKGVAEFLGGDSNTAGVSVRISDSGSQGEGKNNCSPTSGHSSQEETQTPYGRIGSIYFQWFGRSKSQESNQKNPMSACSMKQKSTKLPPSSDAFESVGGVPSSAAVKSGGQMNKVERCPRNSARRVSRLLSEFMSKWTNQQIGNGLNKTTDSVLTVSKTVKHSLQNDKREVGAKAAAGAKKFSPTSMHHSLEEGSPEQVSCKDMRDAEFLKLLSSKISLDNHAVEEETYKEDFRPIGLQSVGTSEVLEESEKTSVSTIKHSSAHCSHSTDAGAVASGVTIPFAGEIDVSMIHLRNSGGRVFGDSSIITRTKGKMGEIVWNGLNSGQNTVDSVPAVETVSNTSQNVDCEGGGRHKFESFLSCCERALGVINIPTFMHFSHETPNEKVQCEDRLDHADVEVPNQISTNLSSESTIDDKKVDDLMKHAAEMELDVGNAGLSEFNSVEGPQTREVIEKNTESEPVSEALEIQDRAVDANAQSGGKMDISDLSPSKFAGRVSQLFSGILRRKGKKQAVGNGLNSETNTINSVPAVSGIVSNPLENDNCETVGNGMPHPSDSERQEPVDVNVVRKLDFDFVEGDMQQTFNTKEGQDFGNVTTEVGEEESGANEENKFRKRNMRKEIHFSPETEANIQEKVGLNQKKHMTPTFEDKKKKDGTPVVNKKSKVSLSTLQVTKKTRLTPSTLEVKSNKELSFSTPKVNTKKRKVSPSLEGSKKRTPTPLTLKVNSIKKVSHSTPKINTKKRKASSSMSEVSKKNKLSPLTLAVYNSKEASFSTPKVNMKIISPESLSAGRSRSGRLLLPPLEFWRNQTAIYDKDHGVIGIEEELPTVTPSRGSTSEPPKRKANRG
- the LOC126797965 gene encoding uncharacterized protein LOC126797965 isoform X1, producing MASPPSSTQISGGRSHFKPTVTLYDWWLIKSEEKDQETRLAVAGVSSRLEIPRRVFNSAPITKSHDVFTLETTDGVCVILGGLINKQQTVANGFSEEIAKRFQLGFYPGWEKGVAEFLGGDSNTAGVSVRISDSGSQGEGKNNCSPTSGHSSQEETQTPYGRIGSIYFQWFGRSKSQESNQKNPMSACSMKQKSTKLPPSSDAFESVGGVPSSAAVKSGGQMNKVERCPRNSARRVSRLLSEFMSKWTNQQIGNGLNKTTDSVLTVSKTVKHSLQNDKREVGAKAAAGAKKFSPTSMHHSLEEGSPEQVSCKDMRDAEFLKLLSSKISLDNHAVEEETYKEDFRPIGLQSVGTSEVLEESEKTSVSTIKHSSAHCSHSTDAGAVASGVTIPFAGEIDVSMIHLRNSGGRVFGDSSIITRTKGKMGEIVWNGLNSGQNTVDSVPAVETVSNTSQNVDCEGGGRHKFESFLSCCERALGVINIPTFMHFSHETPNEKVQCEDRLDHADVEVPNQISTNLSSESTIDDKKVDDLMKHAAEMELDVGNAGLSEFNSVEGPQTREVIEKNTESEPVSEALEIQDRAVDANAQSGGKMDISDLSPSKFAGRVSQLFSGILRRKGKKQAVGNGLNSETNTINSVPAVSGIVSNPLENDNCETVGNGMPHPSDSERQEPVDVNVVRKLDFDFVEGDMQQTFNTKEGQDFGNVTTEVGEEESGANEENKFRKRNMRKVTIDTQEIHFSPETEANIQEKVGLNQKKHMTPTFEDKKKKDGTPVVNKKSKVSLSTLQVTKKTRLTPSTLEVKSNKELSFSTPKVNTKKRKVSPSLEGSKKRTPTPLTLKVNSIKKVSHSTPKINTKKRKASSSMSEVSKKNKLSPLTLAVYNSKEASFSTPKVNMKIISPESLSAGRSRSGRLLLPPLEFWRNQTAIYDKDHGVIGIEEELPTVTPSRGSTSEPPKRKANRG